Genomic window (Candidatus Sulfotelmatobacter sp.):
CGCGAAGAAGCTGTTCGAGCAGATCGCGCCGGCCCTCAAGGACCGGACCGGCGGCTACACGCGGATCACCAAGACCCGCGTGCGCCCCGGCGACGCGGCCGAGCTCTCGTTGTTGGAGCTGGTCAAGTAGCAGGTCGTTCGTAGCGGAGGCTCCGGTGCAACGCCGGGGCCCCGCCGAGCGGTCACACCAGCTACTACCGTATGCTTACGACCTCGGACGACCCCCTCAGTCTGACCTCCGTCACGCGATCGTTCATCGCGGACAGCATCACGCCGATCTCCGCGTACCTCGCCCTGGCCCAGCCGGGGCGTTCGTGTTTGCTGGAGTCGGTCGAGGGGACGGAGCGGATCAGCCGCTTCTCGTTCATCGGGCTCGACTATCTCGACGTCCTGAGCGTGGACCGCGACGCGGCCATGCTCGACCGCATCCGCACGATGATCGGCCGGTACCGTCTCGATCGCACCGACCTGCCGTTCCCGGGCGGCGCGGTCTGGGCGTTCACCTACGACGCCGCGCGCGTGCTCGAACCGATCGGCGAGGCGCCGCCGCCCGACGTGCGCTTCGGCGACGCGCTGGTGCTCATCCCCGGCACCTGGGTCGTCTTCGATCACTTCACGCACCGCGTCTCGCTGATCGGCCTGTGCGCCGAGGCGGACCGCGCGTCGGTCGAAGCCCGGCTCGACGCGTACGTCGCGCGGCTGCTCGACCAGCGGCCGACGATTCCCGGCGCGGTACGAGCCGACGGTCCGGTGACGGCCTCGATGGACGAGCCGACCTTTCTGGCGCGCGTCGCGCAGGCGAAGGAGTTCATCCGCGAGGGTGAGGCCTACCAGCTGCAGGTGGGAATCCGCTTCTCGTGCCCGCTGGCGGGGACGGCGTTCGACTTCTACCGGCAGATTCGCGCCCGCAACCCCTCGCCGTACATGTTCTTCATCGAGCACGACGGACGCGCGGTGTTCGGCGCCTCACCGGAATTTCTGGTCCGGCTCGACGGGCGCGACGCGCGCATCCGGCCGCTGGCCGGGACGCGGCCGCGCGGCGCCGACGAGGCGAGCGACCAGCGCATCGCCGACGAGCTGCTCGAAGACCCCAAAGAGCGGGCCGAGCACGTCATGCTGGTCGACCTGGCGCGCAACGACTTGGGTGCGGTCTGCGCGACCGGCACCGTCCACGTCGACGAGCTGATGGTCATCGAGCGCTACTCGCACGTCATGCACATCGTCTCCAACGTCGTCGGCGAGCTGCGCCGCGACAAGGACGCGCTCGACCTGTTCGCGGCCTCGTTCCCGGCCGGCACGGTCACCGGCGCGCCGAAGATTCGCGCCATGCAGCTGATCGACCAGCTCGAGCCGGTCGCGCGCGGCTTCTACGCGGGCAGCGTAGGCCACATCGACTTCGACGGCGACATGGACTCGTGCATCGTGCTGCGCTCGGTGGCGGTCGCCAACGGACGGGCCTACTGGCAGGCCTCGGCCGGGATCGTCACCGACAGCAACCCGCAGGCCGAGTACGCCGAGGTCCACCACAAGACCGGCATCGTCCGCGCCGTCTTGGGCATCGCGCCATGACCAAGATACTACTCATCGACAACTACGACTCGTTCAGCTGGAACCTGGCGCATCTGTTCGGCGGGTTGGCCGGCGTCGAGGTCGAGGTGATCCGCAACGACGATCCGCGGTTGGACGACGGCGTCACCGCGCGCTACGACGGCGTCGTGATCGGACCGGGCCCGGGGCGCCCGGCCGACGCGGGACGGACGCCGGCGATCGTGCGCGAGGCGGCGCGCGAGGCGCGTCCGCTGTTCGGCGTGTGCCTCGGACTGCAGGCGATCGGCGAAGCGTTCGGCGGACGAGTGGTGCACGCGCCGCGACAGATGCACGGCAAGGTCTCCGAGATCACCCATGACGGGCGCGGCGTGTTCGCCGGGCTGCCCTCGCCGTTCAGCGCGACGCGGTATCACTCGCTGGTCGTCGACCACGACGGCTTTCCGGCGGTCTTGCGCGCCAACGCCGTCAGCGAGGACGCCGTGATCCAGGGGCTCGAGCACCGCGAGCTGCCGATTGCGGCGGTGCAGTTCCACCCCGAATCGGTCCTGACGGTGCAGGGCCGCGCTCTAGCGGAGAACGTCGTGCGCACGATGCGCGCGCGCCAGCTCGCGTGAGCGACTATCCCGCGCTGCTGCGCCGCCTGATCGCCGGCGAAGACCTGAGCGCGGCCGAGATGGCCGAGACGGTCGGCGGCATCATGGACGAGACGATCTCGTCGGTGCGCGCCGCCGCGCTGCTGGCCGCGCTGGCCGCCAAGGGCGAGACGGTCGACGAAGTGGTCGGCGCGGCGCGCGCGATGCGCGCGCGCAGCATGCGGGTCGAGCACGGCTTGCCGTACGTGCTCGACATCGTCGGGACCGGCGGCGACGGCGCGCACACGATCAACATCTCGACCACGGCCGCCTTCGTGGTCGCCGGCTGCGGCGTTCCCGTCGCCAAGCACGGGAACCGGGCGGCGTCGAGCCTGTGCGGCAGCGCCGACGTCCTCGAAGCGTTGGGCGTGCGTCTCAACCGCAGCCCGCAGCAGACGGCACTTGCGCTGCGCGAGGACGGAATCGCGTTCTTGTTCGCGCAGCACCACCATCCGGCGATGCGCGCGGTCGCGCCGGTGCGACGCGAGTTGGGCGTGCGCACGGTCTTCAACGTGCTCGGGCCACTCACCAACCCCGCCGGCGCGCAGCGCCAGGTGGTCGGCGTCGCGCGCGCCGAGCACGTCGAGCTGATCGCCGACGCGCTGCGGGCGCTGGGCGCGCAAGCGGCCGCGGTGATCCACGGGGAGGACGGGCTCGACGAGATCTCCGGCGAGGCGCCGACGACGGTCGTCCAGTTCGACCGCAACGGCCAGCGCCGCTGGACGCTCGACCCCGGCCGCCACGGCGTCCACACCCCGCGCGCCGCGATCATCGGCGGCGACGCGCGCACCAACGCCGCCGCGCTGGTGGCGATCCTCGAGGGCGAGCGCAGCGCTCGCGCCGACCTGGTGGTCCTCAACGCCGCGCTCGCGCTCGTCGTCGCGGGCGAGGCGATCGACATCGACGACGGGATGGTGCGCGCACGCACGGCCATCGAACGAGGCCGCGCCCGCGCGGCGCTGGACGCGCTGCGCCGGGAGCGCGAGACGGAGTTGGTATGACCGACATGCTGGAGAAGCTCTACGCCGCCAAGGAGGTCGCGCGCGCGGCCGACGAGGCCCGCGAGCCGATGGGCATCCTGCGCGAGCGCGCGCAGAACCGCCTGCGCGAGCGGCGTCCGTTCCGCGCCGCCTTGGCGAGCGCGAGCGGTCCGGCCATCATCGCCGAGATCAAGCGCGCCTCGCCGTCGGTCGGGATCATCGTGCCCAAGCTGGACCCGGCGCAGATCGCGCGCACCTACGCGCAGGCCGGCGCCGACGCGATCAGCGTGCTGACCGAGGCGGACCACTTCTTGGGCGACTTGAGCTACCTCGACGTGGCCCGCGACGCGGCGCCGCTGCCGATCCTGCGCAAGGACTTTCTCTCCACCCGCTACGACGTCGCGCAGTCGGCGGCGTACGGTGCCGACGCGTTCTTGGCGATCGTGGCCGGGCTGAGCGACGAGGTGCTCCACGAGCTGTTCGACGAGGCCAAGCGCTGGGATCTCGACGTGCTGGTCGAGGTGCACACCGACGCCGAGCTGGCGCGGGCGCTGGCCGCCGGTGCGACGCTGCTCGGGATCAACAACCGCAACCTGCGCACCTTCGAGACCGACCTGGCCGTCACCGAGGAGCTGCTGCCGCTGGTGCCGCGCGGCACCGTCGTCATCAGCGAGAGCGGCGTGCGCTCGCAGAAGGACGTACGCCGTCTGGTCGAGCACGGCGCGCGCGGCGTGCTGGTCGGCGAGTCGCTGATGCGCGCCGAGGACAAAGCCGACGCCATCCGTGCCCTCAAGGGAGCGGCGGTCCCGGCCTGACGTGCGCACCCGGATCAAGATCTGCGGCTGCACCAGCGTCGCCGAAGCGCTGCTGGCGGTCGACGCCGGCGCCGACGCGGTCGGCGTGCTGCTGGCCGAAGAGTCGCCGCGGCGCGTGTCGATGCACGTGCTGCACGAGATCGCGGCCGCCATTCCCGCGTTGACCGCGCTGGTCGCGGTGTTCGTCGACCCGCCCTCGGGGCTGGTCGACGAAGCGCTCAAGGTCGGTGCGACGCCGCAGTTCCACGGCTTCGAGAGCGCCGAGACGTGCGAGGTCTTCGCCGCCGGGCCGTACCTCAAGGCCTATCACCTGCGCCCCGACCGCATCCCCAGCGGTCCCGAGTTCGCCGCGTTCGCGCGACCGTTCGCGCACGCGACGTGGCTGTTCGACACCGCCGGCGCCGACGGCCGCAGCGGTGGGACCGGTCGCGTCTTCGACTGGCGTGCGGCACGGCAGCTGGCCGGCGAGCGGCGCTTCGTGGTGAGCGGGGGCTTGACGCCGGCCAACGTCGGCGAGTGCGTGCGCTTGGTCCGGCCGTATGCGGTAGACGTGCGCAGCGGCGTCGAAACCGACGGCGCGAAGGATCCCGACAAGATCCGCGCCTTCGTCCGAGCGGTGCGCGAAGCCGACCTGAGCGAAAAAGACGTGATGAGATGACGACCAACCTGCAGCAGCTTCCCGACGTCCGCGGCTATTACGGCCGCTTCGGCGGAATCTTCGTCCCCGAAGTCCTGGTCGAGGCGCTCGCCCAGCTCGAGCGCGCGATGCGCGACGCCTTCGCCGACGCGGATTTCTGGCGGACCTACGAAGGGCTGCTGCACGACTACGTCGGCCGTCCTTCGCCGATCTACCAGGCCGAGCGGCTCGTCGACGGCCCCCACGCACCGATCGTCTTCAAGCGCGAGGACACCAACCACACCGGCGCGCACAAGATCAACAACACCGTGGGCCAAGCGCTGCTGGCGCAGCGGATGGGCAAGCGGCGCTTGATCGCCGAGACGGGCGCCGGCCAGCACGGCGTGGCCACCGCGACGATCGGCGCCAAGCTCGGGATGCAGGTCGACGTCTACATGGGTGCGGTCGACGTCGAGCGGCAGGCGCTCAACGTCTATCTCATGCGGCTGCTCGGTGCGAACGTGCACCCGGTCGAGAGCGGGACGCGCACGCTCAAGGATGCGACCAACGAGGCGTTCCGCGAGTGGGCGGCCCGGGTCGAGGACACCTTCTACGTCATCGGTTCGGTGGTCGGCGCGCACCCGTACCCGTACCTGGTGCGCGAGTTCCAAAAGGTGATCGGCGTCGAGGCGCGCGCGCAGATGCTCGAGCGCTACGGCCGGCTGCCGACCGACGTCGTCGCGTGCGTCGGCGGCGGCTCCAACGCGATGGGGATCTTTCACGCCTTCGTCGGCGACGCGCAGGTGCGTTTGTGGGGCGTCGAGGCCGCCGGGCACGGCGTGCGGTCGATCGACACCGCCGCCTCGCTCAACGCCGGCTCGGTCGGCATCCTGCACGGCTCGCGCAGCTACGTGCTGCAAGACGATGACGGTCAGGTGCGCGACACGCACTCGATCTCGGCGGGCCTGGACTATCCCGGCGTCGGTCCCGAGCACGCGTGGCTCAAGGACGCCGGCCGCGCCACCTACGTCGCGATCGACGACGCCGACGCGCTGGCGGCCTTTCACCACACCGCGCGGCGCGAGGGGATCGTCCCGGCGCTCGAGTCGGCGCACGCGATCGCCTACGCGCAGCGCCTGGCGGTCGAGCGCGGGCCGGACGGGCTGGTGCTGGTGAGCCTGAGCGGCCGCGGCGACAAGGACGTGCGCACCGTCGCCGCGCTCGAGGGCGAGGTGGCCGGGTGATCGTCAGCGAGGGGATCGAGGCCGTCTTCGCGCGCGCGCGCGCCGAGCGGCGCGCGGCACTCATCCCGTACGTCGTGGCCGGCGATCCGGACCGCGAGACGACGCTGGCGGTGCTCGAAGCGCTGACGGCCGCCGGTGCCGACCTGATCGAGCTGGGCATCCCGTACGGGGACCCGTTGGCCGACGGGCCGACGATCGCGGCCGCCGGGCAGCGCGCGCTCGACGGCGGGACGCGCATGGCCGACGTGCTCGCGCTGGCAACGCGAGCGCGTGAGCGCGGCTGCGCTCCCATCGTTTTCTTCACCTATGTGAACCCCGTCGACCGCTACGGCCCGGAGCGCTTCGCGCGCGATGCCGCCGCGACCGGCGCGGTCGGCGCGATCGTCCCGGACGTCTCGCTCGAGGAGCTCGACGCGTTCGCGCCGCCGTTGCGTGCGGCCGGCCTCGCCATCCCGCTCTTGGTCGCGCCGACGACCCCGCCGGCGCGCGCGGAACGCATCGCCGCCGCGTCGAGCGGCTTCGTCTACCTCGTCTCGCGGCTGGGCGTCACCGGCGCGCGCCGCGAACCCGACACCGGCTGGCTGGCCGGAGCGCTGGCACGCTTGCGCGGGGTGACCTCGCTTCCGTTGGCGGTCGGCTTCGGCATCTCGACGCCGGCGCACGCCGCGGCGGTCGGCGCGCTGGCCGACGGCGTCATCGTCGGCAGCGGCCTGATCGACGCGTACGCCGGAACGCGCGGCGAGGAGGCCGCGCAGCGCGCCGGCGCGTACGTCGCGGCCTTGCGCGCCGCGTTGCCGACGCGCGGGTAGCGAGAAGGAGGAAATCACCGCCGCGAGGCGCACCCTCGGCACAACTTTTGTCGGAGGTGGCTCGATGATTCTTCGTCCTACCGCGGCCCTTGGCGTGCTCGCGCTGGCAGCGACGGTGCTCGTGCCCGGTCTCTCGGCCCGGGCCGATACGGACACGATCGTGTTCGGCTCGCCGATCTCGCTGACCGGTGCCTTGACCAAGGAAGGTCACCTCACGCAAGAGGGCTACGAGTTCTGGAAGACCTACGTCAACGCGCACGGCGGCATCAAGGTCGGCAACAAGTCGTATAAGGTCGACATCAAGTACTACGACGACGAGTCGAAGAACGACACGTCGGCGCAGTTGGCGGAGCGCCTGATCGACCAGGACCACGTCAACTTCTTGCTCGGGCCGTACGGTTCGGGGACGAGCTTCACGGTGGCGGGGATCGCCGAGCGCAAGAAGATCCCGATGGTCGAAGGCAACGGCGCGGCCGAGCGGATCTTCAACCAAGGCTTCAAGTACACGTTCGGCGTGCTCTCGCCGGCGCGCCGCTACCTCGAAGGCGTGCTCGAGATGGCCGTGCACCAAAAGCCGGCCGCCAAGAGCGTCGCGATCACCTCGGCCAGCGACGCCTTCTCGCAGGAGGTCGCGCAAGGCGCGGCCACCTGGGCGCAAGCGCACGGGATGAAGGTCGTCTACGACAACAAGTATCCCGACACCGCGACGGACGTCTCGTCGGTCATCTCCGCGCTCAAGGGGACCAACCCCGACCTGATCGTCAACGCCGGTCACGTGCAGGACGCGCTGCTGGTGCAGAAGGGTCTCAAGGATCAGAACGTGATGGCCGGCGGTTACGGCTACACGGTCGGACCCGACACCCCGGACTTCGCGAACTCGCTGGGCAAGGACGCCAACGACGTCTTCGGCGCCGCGCAGTGGTCGGACGCGGTGAAGTACAAGGGCGAGCCGGGCTTCTACCGCACCGCGCAAGAGTATGCCAAGGCGTTCGAAGCGGCGTATCACCACCGCGCGGACTATCACAACGCGGAGTCGACCGCGGCGTGCCTGGCCTTCCAGTATGCGATCGAGCGCGCCGGTTCGCTGGACCCCGACAAGGTGCGTGACGCGCTGGCGAAGCTCGACGTGGTGACGTTCTACGGCATCCTCAAGTTCGACAGCCGCGGCCTGAACGTGTACAAGCCGATGGTCGTCAATCAGATTCAGAACGGCAAGCTCGTCACCGTTTGGCCGGCGGGCTTGGCCGAAGCGAAGGTCATCTGGCCGGCACCCCCTTGGGGCAAGCGCTAACACTTGGCGCAATATGTGGTGGACGGGATCCTCGCGGGTGGGGTCCTGGCCATCGTCGCCATCGGATTCTCCCTGGTGTGGGGAATCATGAACATCATCAACCTCGCGCACGGCGCGTTCGTGATGCTCGGCGCCTACGTGACCTACGAGCTCTACGCGGTCTACCACGTCGACCCGTTCCTCTCGCTGCCGGTCTCCTTCGTGGTGCTGTTCGCGATCGGCTACGCCGTGCAGCGCTGGATCATCAACTGGGTCGTGCGCGCACCGATCCTGACGACCTTCCTGCTCACCTTCGGACTCTCGCTGCTGATCGTCAACGTCGCGCTCATCATCTGGACCGGCGACCGCCGCGGCATCGAGACCGCGTATAGCGGCACCAACTTCACGCTGCTCGGCGTGACGGTGCCGTGGGTCAAGCTGTTCACGCTGGTCGCGGCGCTGGTCATCACCGGCGCGCTGCAGCTGTGGCTGACCCGCTCGAAGACCGGCCGCGCGATTCGCGCCACCGCGATGGACATCGGCGCGGCGCAGCTCAGCGGGGTGCGGGTGGCGCGTATCTACGCGATCGTGTTCGGCTTGGGCGCGGGTCTGGCCGGCGTCGCCGGCACGCTGATCGCGCTCTCCTCGTCGATCAACCCCAACATGGGCGACCCGTTCCTCATCTCGGCCTTCGCGGTCTGTGTGCTGGGCGGGCTGGGTTCGGTGCAAGGCGCGCTGATCGGCGGTCTGGTCTACGGGGTCATCCAGGCGGTAGCGACCTCGGTGCAGTTCACCGTCGGCGGTCAGCTGATCAGCGGCTCGGGGCTCTCCGACGCCGTCGCCTTCATCGTGCTGCTGCTGGTGCTGATCTTCCGCCCGACCGGTATCATGGGACGCGCGGTCGCGTGAACGCGGCGCTGCGCAGCCTGGGCCTGAGCGGCATCACCGGCAACCCGGTCGCGTTCGCGGTCGCGCTGGCGCTGATGGCGCTCTTGCTGTTCGTGCCGGCGGCGCACAACGACTACTTCAACCTGGTCTTCCGCAACATCCTGATGTACGCCGCGATGGCGTACGGCTGGAATCTGATCGGCGGCTATACCGGCTACGTCTCGTTCGGCAACGTGGCGTTCTTCGGCATCGGCTGTTACTGCTCGGGCGTGCTCTCGACCCACGGTGTCGACAGCCTGCTGGCCGACGTCGCGCTGGCGGTCGCCGTCAACGCGCTCTTCGCCAACCTGCTCGGGCGCGTCGTGCTGCGGCTGCGCGGCCCCTATTTCGGCATCGCGACGCTGGGTATCGGCGTCGCCGTCGCCGAGATCATCGCCAACCTGGACGCGCTGGGCGGTACGAGCGGCCTGGCGCTGCACCAAGTCGACGAGGCGCACTTCGGCGTCTACTACTACGCGATGTGGCTGGTCGCGCTGGCTTCGATGCTGGGCACGTTCTTCATCACGCGCTCGAAGGTGGGCTACGCGTTCGTCGCCGTGCGCGAGAACGAGGACGCGGCGGCCGCGCTGGGCATCCCGGCCACCAAGTACAAGATCCGCGCCTGGATGCTGGGCGCGATGATGGGCGCCGCAGCTGGTGCGGTCTTCGCCCCCGCCAACGGGTTCATCGACCCCTCGATCACCTTCTCGCCCGACTCCAACGTGTTCCCGATCGTGATGACGATCTTGGGCGGGATCGGCACCGTCGCCGGCCCGTTCATCGGCGCGCTGATCCTGGCCGGCGTCAACGAGCTCTTGCAACGCTACATCGTCAACGCGCACACGCTGTTCTTCGGAACGATGATCGTGCTGGTCGTGCTGCTGCTGCCGCGCGGCCTGGTCTGGCTGTTCGGCTTGCGCGGCGGCGTACGGGCCTGGCTGCGCAGCCTGACGGCGTATCGCGCATGAGCACGCCGCTGCGGATCGCGGGCGTCGGCATGCGCTTCGGCGGCTTGTGGGCGCTCAACGAGGTGAGCTTCACCGTCGAGCCGGGAACGATCGTCGGGCTGATCGGTCCCAACGGTTCCGGCAAGACGACGCTGATGAACGTGATCAGCGGCGTTTTCAAGCCGACCAAAGGTGACGTCTTCTACGGCGAGCGCCGCATCGCCGACGTGCCGACCCACGCCATCTGTCGCTTGGGGATCGCGCGCACGTTCCAGATCGTCAAGCCGTTCGCGGCGCTGACGGTGCGCGAGAACGTCGCGGTCGGCGCGATGTACGGCCGCGACGGTGCCAAACGTTCGACCCGCGCGTCGTTCGCGCGCGCCGACGAGCTGCTCGAGACCGTCGGTCTGGCGCGCGTCGCCGGCCGACCCGCCAGCGAGCTGACGATTCCGGACCGCAAACGGCTCGAGGTCGCCAAGGCCCTGGCGCTCGACCCCGAGTTGCTGCTGCTCGACGAGGTGATGGCCGGCCTGAACGCGACCGAGGTCGACGAGGCGCTCGACCTGCTGCGCCGCGTGCACGCGCGCGGCGTCACGCTGATCGTCGTCGAGCACCTGATGAAGGCGATCGTCTCGATCTCGCAGCGCGTGGTCGTGTTGGCGGAAGGGAAGAAGATCGCGGAGGGCTCGCCGTCCGAGGTGCTCAGCGCGCCCAACGTGATCGAGGCCTATCTCGGCTCGCGCTGGGCCAAGCGCCAAGCGGAGCTCCGAGCGATCGACGACGAGCGCCGGGTGGCGCTCGAGGTCGAGCCGCCGGAGGACGCATGAACGCGGAACGTGCGCCGCTCGGGCTGACGGTCGAAGCGCTGTGCGCGGGCTACGGCGACACGCAGGTGCTGTGGGACGTCTCGCTCGAGATCCGGCCCGGTGAGATCGTCGCGCTGGTCGGCTCCAACGGTGCCGGCAAGTCGACGCTGCTCGGTGCGATCAGCGGCGTCGTCTCCACGTGGAGCGGCGGCGCGCGCGTCGGCGATCGAACGCTGACCGGGATGGCGCCCGATCAGATCGTCGCCGCCGGCGTCTTGCAGGTGCCGCAAGGTCGGCGGCTCTTCGGCGGCTTGACGGTCGAGGAGAACCTGCGCATGGGCGCCTACCTGCGCCGCGACCGCGAGGTCGAGGCCGACCTCGAACGCATCCTCGGGCTCTTGCCGCGCTTGCGCGAACGCTACGGCTTCTTGGCCGGCCGGCTGTCGGGCGGCGAGCAGCAGCAAGTGGCGATCGCGCGCGCGCTGATGGCGCGCCCGCGCGTGCTGCTGATCGACGAGATGTCGCTCGGGCTCGCGCCGGTGCTGGTCGACGCGCTGCTGGGGTTGTTGGCGCAGATCAACGCCGGCGGCGTCTCCATCCTGATCGTCGAGCAGGACGTGCAGACCGCGCTCGAGGTCAGCACCCGCGCCTACGTGCTGGAGACCGGGCGCATCGTGCTCAGCGGGCCGTCGGCGCAGCTGCTCGACGACCCGGCGATCCGCAAGGCGTATCTCGGCGTCTGACGGAACCGTCGGCCGCATGAACCAGATCGTCGAGCTGCTCCGCCTCCCCTCGCCGACCCCGACGCCGCAGGCGTTGGCGTTCGACGGCGCGCGCCTGTGGGTCGGCTCGCGCGACACGCACCGCATCCTCTCGATCGATCCGGCCGAGTGGACCGCGCGCGACGAAGGCGAAGCGCCCAACGTCCCGTGGGGCATGACCGCGGTCGCCGAGGAGTTCCGCGTCATCGCCGGCGACGCCGACGGCGACCGTTTCGTGCACCGTTTCGTCCCCGGCCACGGCTTTGCGACCGAGGGGACGTTCCGGGCGCCCGACGGCACCGGCTCGCAGTTGAGCTGGGACGGTGACGTGCTCTACATCAGTCAGTGGTACAAGCAGCAGTTCGTCGGCGTCGACGCCGACGGCGACGTGCTGGGCGTCACCAAAGCACCGCATCAGATCTGCGGCCAGACCATCGTCGACGGCTGCTTCTACGCGGTGACGACCGACGACGAAGAGTCGGGCGTCTATTGGCTCACGCGCGTCGACGCGCGCGGCGCCGAGCCGGTGGCGAGCGACTTGGCGATCATCCCGTTCCCGGCGCGCGCGCTGGCGTTCGACGGCGAACGCTTCTGGACCAACCACCGCGCCGCCGACCAGATCGTCGCTTTCGAACGACCCGACTAAGGAGCGCTCACGCGAGCGGTTCGAGGCCGGCGGCGAAGGCGTCCCACTCGGCGCGGTAGCGCGCCAGCTCGCCGGCGGACAAGAACGACGCCTCGAGCGTCGCCCGGTTGAGCGCCCACAGCTCGTCCCACGAGAAGCCCTGGCGCGCCAGCAGCGCGTACTCGTTGCACAGATCGGTGCCGAACATCGCCGGGTCGTCCGAGTTGAGCGTGCAGCGCAAGCCGGCCGCGAGCATGCGGCGAATCGGGTGCGGTTCGCCGGGCGCGACGATGCCGAGCGCGTAGTTCGAGGTCGGCGAGACCTCGAACGGGAGCGCGCGCGCGGCCAGCCGCGCGGTCAGCGCGTCGTCCTCGAGCGTGCGCACGCCGTGGCCGATGCGCTGCGCGCCGAGCAGCTCGACCGCGTCGCGCACGCTGTCCGGGCCGGCGGTCTCGCCGGCGTGCGCGACGACGCGCAGCCCGGCGGCGCGTGCGCGCGCGAACGACGCGACGAACAGGGCCGGCGGAAAGCCCTGCTCCGGGCCTCCGATTCCCAGGCCGATGACGGCGCCGCGCGCGGCGCCGGCGATGACCAGGTCCGTCACCGCGGCTTGCGTGTGCGGCAGCTCGCGCGAGATGTCGGGGATGAAGGCGGCGCGCACGCCGGTGGCCGCCTCCCCGCGTTCCGCGCCGCGCGCGATCGCTTCGAGCAGCCCCTCGGCGCCGACGGTGGCGAGCGCGAGCGAACCGCTCAGAAAGGCCTCGCAGTAGCGCACGTTCTGCCGCGCCTGGTGCGCGTAGAAGTGCTCGATCATCAGCGCGTAGTCCTCGACCGTGCGCAGCGCGCTGGCGGCCGCGACGTAGACCTCGAGGAAATGCCCGAAGTCGCGGAAGGCGAAGAACGCGCGCCACGCCTCGAGCGAATCGGCCGGCAGCGCGATCCCGTTGCGCTGTGCGATCGTCCAGCTCGTCTCGGGGTCGAGCGTGCCCTCGACGTGCACGTGCAGCTCGGCCTTCGGCATCGCGCGCAGCCGGGCCGCGAGGCGCGGATCGAGCGTCTCGTGCGTTGCGTTGGTCGTCATCCTGTCCTCTACGCGGTGGGTTTTGGCGCGGTCGGGAGCTCGTCGTGCTCCCATTCCATCCATGAGCCGTCGTAGACGGCGACGTCCTGGAAGCCGGCCGCGCGCAGCGCGAGCCAGGCGCCCGACGCCGAGACGCCGCTGCCGCAGCTGACCACGGTGCGTTCGGCCGGATCGAGGCCGGCGACCAGCCCGCGCAGCGCGTCCGCCTCGGCGACGCGGCCGCCGCGCGCGTCCTCGAGCAGCAGGTTGCCGCTCAGGCGCCGCGCGCCGCGGATGTCGCGGTCGCGCTGCGCGTAGGTCTGATCGCGCTGCGTCTCGAGCAGCTGCGCCCGCTCGCGGCCTTCGACGATCGCCAGCACCTCCTCGCGCGACGCGCGCAGCGCCGCTTGCGGCCGCGGCGTGAACGTCGCCGGCGCATGCGGTGCCGGCGCGCCGGTCGCGAGCGCGCGGCCGGCGCCGGTCCAGACGCCGATCCCGCCGGCCAGCACGGCAGCCCGTGCGTGACCGTAGTAGCGCAGCATCCACACCATGCGCGCGGCGAACGGGATCGTGCCGGCATCGTAGGCGACCACGATCGCCTCGTCGTCGATGCCGTGTGCGCCCATCACCGCGGCAAAGCGCTCGGCCGGCGCCACGCGGGTCGCGTACGGCGTCGCCGGATCGCTCAGATCGTCGCCGT
Coding sequences:
- a CDS encoding aminodeoxychorismate/anthranilate synthase component II; amino-acid sequence: MTKILLIDNYDSFSWNLAHLFGGLAGVEVEVIRNDDPRLDDGVTARYDGVVIGPGPGRPADAGRTPAIVREAAREARPLFGVCLGLQAIGEAFGGRVVHAPRQMHGKVSEITHDGRGVFAGLPSPFSATRYHSLVVDHDGFPAVLRANAVSEDAVIQGLEHRELPIAAVQFHPESVLTVQGRALAENVVRTMRARQLA
- the trpD gene encoding anthranilate phosphoribosyltransferase, producing MSDYPALLRRLIAGEDLSAAEMAETVGGIMDETISSVRAAALLAALAAKGETVDEVVGAARAMRARSMRVEHGLPYVLDIVGTGGDGAHTINISTTAAFVVAGCGVPVAKHGNRAASSLCGSADVLEALGVRLNRSPQQTALALREDGIAFLFAQHHHPAMRAVAPVRRELGVRTVFNVLGPLTNPAGAQRQVVGVARAEHVELIADALRALGAQAAAVIHGEDGLDEISGEAPTTVVQFDRNGQRRWTLDPGRHGVHTPRAAIIGGDARTNAAALVAILEGERSARADLVVLNAALALVVAGEAIDIDDGMVRARTAIERGRARAALDALRRERETELV
- the trpC gene encoding indole-3-glycerol phosphate synthase TrpC, which translates into the protein MTDMLEKLYAAKEVARAADEAREPMGILRERAQNRLRERRPFRAALASASGPAIIAEIKRASPSVGIIVPKLDPAQIARTYAQAGADAISVLTEADHFLGDLSYLDVARDAAPLPILRKDFLSTRYDVAQSAAYGADAFLAIVAGLSDEVLHELFDEAKRWDLDVLVEVHTDAELARALAAGATLLGINNRNLRTFETDLAVTEELLPLVPRGTVVISESGVRSQKDVRRLVEHGARGVLVGESLMRAEDKADAIRALKGAAVPA
- a CDS encoding chorismate-binding protein, producing the protein MLTTSDDPLSLTSVTRSFIADSITPISAYLALAQPGRSCLLESVEGTERISRFSFIGLDYLDVLSVDRDAAMLDRIRTMIGRYRLDRTDLPFPGGAVWAFTYDAARVLEPIGEAPPPDVRFGDALVLIPGTWVVFDHFTHRVSLIGLCAEADRASVEARLDAYVARLLDQRPTIPGAVRADGPVTASMDEPTFLARVAQAKEFIREGEAYQLQVGIRFSCPLAGTAFDFYRQIRARNPSPYMFFIEHDGRAVFGASPEFLVRLDGRDARIRPLAGTRPRGADEASDQRIADELLEDPKERAEHVMLVDLARNDLGAVCATGTVHVDELMVIERYSHVMHIVSNVVGELRRDKDALDLFAASFPAGTVTGAPKIRAMQLIDQLEPVARGFYAGSVGHIDFDGDMDSCIVLRSVAVANGRAYWQASAGIVTDSNPQAEYAEVHHKTGIVRAVLGIAP
- a CDS encoding phosphoribosylanthranilate isomerase; this translates as MRTRIKICGCTSVAEALLAVDAGADAVGVLLAEESPRRVSMHVLHEIAAAIPALTALVAVFVDPPSGLVDEALKVGATPQFHGFESAETCEVFAAGPYLKAYHLRPDRIPSGPEFAAFARPFAHATWLFDTAGADGRSGGTGRVFDWRAARQLAGERRFVVSGGLTPANVGECVRLVRPYAVDVRSGVETDGAKDPDKIRAFVRAVREADLSEKDVMR
- the trpB gene encoding tryptophan synthase subunit beta; amino-acid sequence: MTTNLQQLPDVRGYYGRFGGIFVPEVLVEALAQLERAMRDAFADADFWRTYEGLLHDYVGRPSPIYQAERLVDGPHAPIVFKREDTNHTGAHKINNTVGQALLAQRMGKRRLIAETGAGQHGVATATIGAKLGMQVDVYMGAVDVERQALNVYLMRLLGANVHPVESGTRTLKDATNEAFREWAARVEDTFYVIGSVVGAHPYPYLVREFQKVIGVEARAQMLERYGRLPTDVVACVGGGSNAMGIFHAFVGDAQVRLWGVEAAGHGVRSIDTAASLNAGSVGILHGSRSYVLQDDDGQVRDTHSISAGLDYPGVGPEHAWLKDAGRATYVAIDDADALAAFHHTARREGIVPALESAHAIAYAQRLAVERGPDGLVLVSLSGRGDKDVRTVAALEGEVAG